A stretch of the Mesorhizobium sp. Pch-S genome encodes the following:
- the nadA gene encoding quinolinate synthase NadA, whose protein sequence is MSVSSAALVASASATLYQRVQRVIPPMEWPVFSGDIDAILALKRERNAVILAHNYQTPEIFHCVADIVGDSLALARKAMTVDADVIVLAGVHFMAETAKLLNPDKVVLIPDLDAGCSLADSITAADVRLMRQNYPGVPIVTYVNTSAAVKAESDVCCTSGNALAVVESLGVPRVIMLPDEYLARNIATQTKVEIIAWKGHCEVHERFTPADIRELREAHPGVTVLAHPECPPEVVAEADFAGSTAAMSDYVGRHKPARVVLMTECSMSDNIAVDHPEVDFVRPCNLCPHMKRITLANIRAALEENRHVVTIDPEVAGAARQAVERMLAL, encoded by the coding sequence ATGTCTGTCTCTTCCGCTGCGCTTGTCGCATCCGCTTCAGCCACCCTTTACCAGCGCGTGCAGCGTGTCATTCCGCCGATGGAATGGCCGGTCTTCTCCGGCGACATCGACGCCATCCTGGCGCTGAAACGCGAGCGCAACGCCGTCATCCTGGCGCACAACTATCAGACCCCGGAAATCTTCCACTGCGTGGCCGATATCGTCGGCGACAGCCTGGCACTCGCCAGGAAGGCGATGACCGTCGATGCCGATGTCATCGTGCTTGCAGGTGTGCATTTCATGGCCGAGACCGCCAAGCTGCTCAATCCGGACAAGGTCGTGCTCATTCCCGATCTCGATGCCGGCTGCTCGCTGGCCGATTCGATCACGGCCGCTGATGTACGCCTGATGCGGCAGAACTATCCGGGCGTTCCCATCGTCACCTATGTCAACACCTCCGCGGCGGTGAAAGCGGAGTCCGATGTCTGCTGCACGTCGGGCAATGCCCTGGCCGTGGTGGAATCGCTGGGCGTGCCGCGCGTCATCATGCTGCCCGATGAATATCTGGCGCGGAACATCGCCACGCAGACCAAGGTCGAGATCATCGCCTGGAAAGGCCATTGCGAAGTCCATGAGCGTTTCACGCCCGCCGATATCCGCGAACTGCGCGAGGCCCATCCCGGCGTCACCGTGCTTGCTCACCCGGAATGCCCGCCGGAAGTGGTTGCCGAGGCTGATTTTGCCGGATCCACGGCAGCGATGTCGGATTATGTCGGCCGGCACAAACCGGCGCGCGTGGTTTTGATGACCGAATGCTCGATGAGCGACAACATCGCCGTCGACCATCCCGAGGTCGATTTCGTCCGCCCCTGCAATCTGTGCCCGCATATGAAGCGTATCACGTTGGCCAACATCCGCGCGGCGCTTGAAGAAAACCGTCACGTCGTGACCATCGATCCCGAGGTCGCGGGCGCGGCGCGTCAGGCCGTGGAGCGCATGCTTGCGCTATGA
- a CDS encoding L-aspartate oxidase gives MKPSIDDLQGRPVIVGSGVAGLMAALCLAPEPVVLISSAPLGTETSSMLAQGGMAASLGSDDNPELHLADTLGAGAGLCDEAVVRRFVGAAPAAIASLERLGVMFDRAPDGSLRLGLEAAHARRRIVHAAGDATGRELVRALAVAVRQTSSITLLEGVEVRRLLIEDGAIAGVVVVGGSDVFALSSGRVVLATGGVGGLFDNTTNPSGSVGQGLALAARTGAVLADLEFVQFHPTALDVPHRPMPLISEAVRGEGAVLVDEDGHRFLADTPGGELAPRDVVARAVWRELAAGRRVFLDTRQCLGSRFAGRFPAIEALCRKAGIDPSVQPIPVRPAAHYHMGGVAVDAEGRSSVAGLWACGEVACTGLHGANRLASNSLTEAVVSAVQVASSVASSARRVRRYPIAVSASPTPDAAQVRSIVSGALGIVRDEAPLRDAVAALLPFTEPDGVASDPAIVGLMIAVAALRREESRGAHCRADFPLQESQPRRSRLTLAETLDSAAAITEMAVPLIRRA, from the coding sequence ATGAAGCCGTCGATCGATGATCTTCAGGGCCGACCTGTAATCGTCGGCAGCGGCGTGGCTGGCCTGATGGCGGCACTGTGCCTGGCGCCTGAACCCGTGGTGCTGATCTCCAGCGCGCCCTTGGGAACCGAGACGTCCAGTATGCTCGCGCAGGGCGGCATGGCGGCAAGCCTGGGGAGCGATGACAATCCGGAACTTCACCTGGCCGATACGCTCGGAGCCGGCGCCGGGCTTTGCGACGAGGCTGTCGTCAGGCGATTCGTCGGCGCAGCACCTGCAGCGATCGCAAGTCTGGAGCGGCTCGGCGTGATGTTCGATCGTGCACCCGACGGCAGCCTGCGGCTGGGACTCGAGGCCGCGCACGCGCGCCGCCGGATCGTGCATGCTGCCGGAGACGCCACGGGCCGCGAGCTGGTTCGGGCGCTGGCAGTGGCCGTGCGGCAGACATCGTCGATCACGCTGCTGGAGGGTGTGGAGGTCAGGCGGCTGCTTATCGAGGATGGCGCGATCGCCGGAGTGGTCGTCGTGGGCGGCAGCGATGTGTTCGCGCTCTCCAGTGGTCGCGTCGTGCTCGCGACCGGCGGCGTCGGCGGCCTTTTTGACAATACGACAAACCCGTCAGGCTCGGTCGGGCAGGGGCTGGCGCTTGCCGCCCGCACCGGAGCGGTGCTGGCCGATCTCGAATTCGTGCAGTTTCATCCGACGGCGCTCGACGTGCCGCACCGGCCGATGCCGCTCATCAGCGAAGCGGTGCGTGGTGAAGGCGCCGTGCTCGTCGACGAAGATGGGCATCGCTTTCTCGCCGATACGCCGGGCGGCGAACTCGCGCCGCGTGACGTGGTGGCACGCGCGGTGTGGCGCGAGCTTGCCGCAGGGCGGCGTGTGTTCCTGGATACGCGGCAGTGTCTCGGGTCACGTTTCGCCGGACGCTTCCCGGCGATCGAAGCGCTCTGCCGCAAGGCCGGCATCGATCCTTCGGTCCAGCCGATTCCGGTTCGGCCCGCGGCCCACTATCACATGGGTGGCGTGGCCGTTGATGCCGAAGGACGCAGTTCCGTCGCCGGTCTGTGGGCATGTGGTGAAGTCGCCTGCACCGGGCTGCACGGCGCCAATCGCCTTGCCAGCAATTCCCTCACCGAGGCGGTGGTTTCGGCGGTGCAGGTCGCCAGCAGCGTCGCCTCCAGCGCGCGGCGGGTGCGCCGGTACCCGATCGCGGTAAGCGCATCGCCGACGCCGGATGCTGCGCAGGTTCGCTCCATTGTGTCCGGGGCACTTGGCATCGTGCGGGATGAGGCTCCGTTGCGGGACGCTGTGGCGGCGCTGCTGCCGTTCACAGAACCAGATGGCGTTGCATCGGATCCCGCCATTGTCGGGCTGATGATCGCTGTTGCCGCCCTTCGGCGCGAGGAAAGCCGCGGCGCGCATTGTCGTGCGGACTTTCCCCTGCAGGAGAGTCAGCCGCGTCGGTCTCGTCTGACGCTTGCAGAGACACTGGATAGCGCGGCCGCCATCACTGAAATGGCCGTTCCTCTTATAAGGAGAGCTTGA
- the nadC gene encoding carboxylating nicotinate-nucleotide diphosphorylase produces MLTPLPHIMVEPLVRSALLEDLGLGGDLTTNAIVPADTEATMSLVARQEGVIAGLDVAALAFKLMDPRIAFEPVHHDGSHVASGATIAIVRGPARALLTAERVALNFLCHLSGVASATAAVVAAVRGHKAQIVCIRKTTPGLRALEKYAVRAGGGSNHRFGLDDAVLIKDNHIAIAGDIRTAIALAKAGTGHMVKIEVEVDTLDQLEIALATGVDAVLLDNMSVEQLSRAVAMVDGRVITEASGRVTAATAPAIAATGVDLISIGWLTHSAPILDIGLDSE; encoded by the coding sequence ATGTTGACACCGCTGCCGCACATCATGGTTGAACCGCTGGTGCGTAGTGCCCTGCTGGAAGATCTCGGCCTTGGCGGCGATCTGACGACCAATGCAATCGTTCCGGCCGACACCGAAGCAACGATGTCGCTTGTCGCAAGACAGGAAGGCGTGATCGCTGGTCTCGATGTTGCGGCACTGGCCTTCAAGTTGATGGATCCGCGAATCGCATTCGAGCCAGTTCACCATGACGGCAGTCATGTTGCCTCCGGGGCAACAATTGCAATTGTTCGCGGGCCGGCTCGTGCTTTGCTGACAGCAGAACGGGTTGCGCTCAACTTCCTCTGCCACCTGAGCGGCGTCGCCAGCGCCACCGCGGCGGTCGTCGCGGCGGTGCGGGGTCACAAGGCGCAGATCGTCTGTATACGAAAGACAACCCCCGGCCTGCGCGCACTGGAGAAATATGCCGTACGTGCCGGCGGCGGTTCGAATCACCGCTTTGGCCTCGACGATGCGGTGCTCATCAAGGACAATCACATCGCGATTGCAGGAGACATCCGCACCGCGATAGCCCTGGCAAAGGCGGGCACCGGCCATATGGTCAAGATCGAGGTCGAGGTGGATACGCTCGATCAACTCGAAATCGCACTCGCGACCGGCGTCGATGCCGTTCTCCTCGACAATATGTCCGTCGAGCAGCTTTCACGGGCGGTGGCCATGGTCGACGGCCGCGTGATCACCGAGGCTTCGGGCCGCGTGACGGCAGCCACGGCTCCTGCCATCGCCGCAACCGGTGTCGATCTCATCTCGATCGGCTGGCTCACGCACAGCGCTCCGATTCTCGATATCGGGCTGGACAGCGAATAG